In Neokomagataea tanensis, one genomic interval encodes:
- the map gene encoding type I methionyl aminopeptidase → MSAMAGGITIYNADDFVGLRAAGRLVAETLDMIGDHVRPGVTTEELNTLVHDFTLAHGAVPAPLNYRGFPKSCCISINHVVCHGIPGSKVLVEGDILNIDVTSILDGWYGDSSRMYTVGKIAKKAEKLVELTHQSLMLGIKAVRPGNTLGDIGHAIQSFAERNRLSVVRDFCGHGIGREFHSEPNILHYGKPGHGRELVPGMVFTIEPMLNLGRADVKILDDGWTAVTRDRSLSAQFEHMLGVTEDGCEIFTLSPRGYTCPPYGEKA, encoded by the coding sequence ATGAGCGCGATGGCCGGTGGAATAACAATATACAACGCAGACGATTTTGTGGGTCTGCGTGCGGCAGGGCGTCTCGTTGCCGAAACACTGGACATGATCGGGGATCACGTTCGTCCGGGTGTGACGACGGAAGAACTGAACACATTAGTGCATGACTTCACATTGGCGCATGGGGCAGTTCCAGCACCTTTGAATTATCGTGGCTTTCCTAAGTCATGCTGTATTTCGATCAACCATGTCGTCTGCCATGGTATTCCCGGCAGCAAGGTCTTAGTTGAAGGTGATATCCTCAACATTGATGTGACATCTATTCTTGATGGCTGGTACGGCGATAGTTCGCGCATGTACACAGTAGGTAAGATTGCAAAAAAAGCTGAAAAACTGGTGGAGTTGACGCATCAATCGCTGATGCTGGGCATCAAAGCCGTTCGGCCGGGAAATACTTTGGGAGACATTGGGCATGCAATCCAAAGTTTCGCTGAGCGTAACCGCCTCTCCGTAGTCAGAGATTTTTGTGGCCACGGTATCGGGCGGGAATTTCATTCTGAGCCAAATATTCTGCATTACGGTAAGCCGGGGCATGGCCGCGAGTTGGTGCCCGGAATGGTCTTCACCATTGAGCCGATGCTGAATTTGGGGCGTGCAGACGTAAAGATTTTAGATGATGGCTGGACGGCCGTAACACGTGACCGTTCCCTGTCGGCGCAGTTCGAGCATATGCTCGGCGTAACGGAAGACGGCTGTGAAATTTTCACACTTTCTCCTCGCGGTTACACCTGCCCACCCTATGGAGAAAAAGCATAA
- a CDS encoding YbaB/EbfC family nucleoid-associated protein, with the protein MKNLAGLMKQASQMQSRMQDAQKELANLVVDGSAGGGLVTLQLTGKGEMRNLRVDPKLAEPSDMETLQDLIVAAYTDAKAKAEAASSEAMRQVTGGIDLPPGLNLPF; encoded by the coding sequence ATGAAAAACCTTGCTGGATTAATGAAACAGGCAAGCCAGATGCAGTCCCGTATGCAGGACGCGCAAAAGGAGTTGGCTAATCTGGTGGTTGACGGTAGCGCTGGCGGTGGCCTTGTAACGCTGCAACTTACAGGCAAGGGTGAAATGCGCAATTTGCGCGTTGATCCGAAGCTGGCCGAGCCAAGCGATATGGAGACGCTGCAGGACTTGATCGTAGCGGCTTACACGGACGCAAAAGCCAAGGCTGAAGCTGCGAGTTCGGAAGCGATGCGTCAGGTTACGGGTGGCATTGATCTCCCGCCCGGCCTGAACCTGCCTTTCTAA
- the ggt gene encoding gamma-glutamyltransferase, with product MVHFPRLGSPNGRRGSFGSTALAVLCALVPLSGSLAATQSAPADPLAFGPDQKEPAKLVSAKHGMVVSAQHLASEAGAKMLAEGGNAIDAAVAVGYALAVVYPAAGNIGGGGFMTIHPAHGKTIFIDFREHAPGLAKEDMYLDAAGNVIPGMSTEGWKAVAVPGTVAGLDEIHRKWGKLSRAKVMAPAIALARDGFVLNQADSDLLATSTRYFQKDVYARKYFLRADGTPLQVGDRLVQSDLAHSLSLVAEKGPDAFYHGPIADELVRASQEGGGLLSKADFAAYHTRTLAPVSCTYRGYLVETSPPPSGGGVALCEILNILSGYDMAKLGLHTAPAVQREIEAMRHAYSDRRDLGDPAFVQNPIAHLTDPAYAVAIRAATPTDRAVPSDALRSSEAALVAPQPMPEAEHEKHETTQFSVMDREGTAISATYTLNGWFGAGVMGGHTGIWMNDEMDDFSSKPGAPNMFGIVGSKANAIEPGKTPLSSMSPTILSKDGKVVMVIGSPGGSRIPTITLSAILGVVDYGLNIRDAINLPRIHEQWQPSAVEMENGALSPDVQKTLQDEGYKLSPHRVWGVAEGILAGRPTLNAPATGLLYGAADPRHGGGEAAGQ from the coding sequence ATGGTTCATTTCCCCCGCTTAGGCAGCCCGAACGGACGCCGTGGCTCCTTTGGCTCTACGGCTTTGGCTGTTCTTTGCGCGCTCGTGCCACTTTCCGGCAGCTTGGCTGCGACGCAGTCTGCTCCTGCAGACCCTTTGGCATTTGGCCCCGACCAGAAAGAGCCAGCTAAGCTCGTCTCGGCCAAGCATGGCATGGTCGTATCTGCTCAGCATTTGGCCTCCGAAGCGGGCGCAAAGATGCTTGCTGAGGGTGGGAATGCCATCGATGCGGCAGTAGCTGTCGGCTACGCGCTTGCGGTTGTTTATCCTGCGGCAGGGAATATCGGCGGTGGTGGTTTCATGACCATTCACCCAGCGCATGGCAAAACTATTTTTATCGATTTCCGTGAGCATGCGCCCGGCTTGGCCAAGGAAGATATGTACCTGGATGCGGCAGGGAATGTCATTCCGGGTATGTCAACCGAGGGATGGAAGGCTGTAGCTGTTCCTGGAACGGTGGCTGGTCTGGATGAGATTCATCGGAAATGGGGTAAGTTGAGCCGCGCAAAGGTTATGGCGCCTGCCATTGCGTTGGCGCGCGATGGTTTTGTGTTGAATCAAGCAGACAGCGACCTACTTGCAACGTCGACGCGTTATTTCCAGAAAGATGTATACGCGCGCAAATATTTCCTACGTGCTGACGGTACGCCTCTCCAAGTTGGTGACCGGTTGGTACAGAGCGATCTGGCGCACAGCCTCAGCCTTGTTGCTGAAAAAGGGCCAGATGCTTTTTACCACGGTCCTATCGCTGATGAGCTTGTTCGGGCCAGCCAAGAAGGTGGCGGCTTATTAAGCAAGGCTGATTTTGCGGCGTACCACACGAGAACTTTAGCACCCGTCAGCTGCACATATCGCGGCTACTTGGTTGAAACGTCCCCACCGCCAAGTGGCGGCGGCGTCGCGTTGTGCGAAATTCTCAATATTTTGTCGGGCTACGACATGGCCAAGCTTGGTCTGCATACTGCTCCCGCAGTGCAGCGTGAGATTGAGGCCATGCGCCATGCCTATTCTGACCGACGGGATTTAGGTGACCCGGCCTTTGTGCAAAATCCAATCGCGCATTTGACCGACCCCGCTTATGCGGTAGCGATTCGTGCTGCTACACCAACGGATCGGGCCGTCCCCTCAGATGCGCTGCGTTCGAGCGAGGCCGCGCTTGTGGCGCCGCAGCCGATGCCGGAAGCTGAGCATGAAAAACATGAGACGACGCAGTTCTCGGTTATGGACCGCGAAGGCACGGCGATTTCAGCGACCTACACGTTGAATGGTTGGTTCGGTGCAGGTGTAATGGGCGGGCATACGGGTATCTGGATGAATGATGAGATGGATGACTTCTCATCAAAGCCGGGTGCTCCAAACATGTTCGGTATTGTCGGGTCCAAGGCAAACGCGATTGAACCGGGCAAAACGCCGCTTTCGTCCATGTCACCGACCATTTTGTCTAAAGACGGCAAGGTCGTCATGGTCATTGGTAGTCCCGGTGGTTCACGTATCCCGACCATTACGCTTTCAGCAATTTTGGGAGTGGTGGATTACGGCTTGAATATTCGTGATGCCATTAACCTGCCGCGTATCCATGAGCAGTGGCAGCCTAGTGCTGTTGAAATGGAAAATGGTGCTCTAAGTCCGGACGTGCAAAAAACGTTGCAGGACGAGGGCTACAAGCTTTCTCCGCATCGTGTATGGGGTGTCGCTGAGGGTATTTTGGCAGGTCGGCCGACGCTTAACGCACCTGCAACCGGGCTGCTTTATGGTGCGGCAGACCCTCGCCATGGCGGCGGGGAAGCGGCGGGTCAATAA
- a CDS encoding GNAT family N-acetyltransferase produces MRGDMSANALRLREVEYTDKEALIAANKANRAFHMPWSAPFCDEAGFRQWFSSCIGDDAKGFIALEVHTGAIVGVLTLSQIVRGNFCSAYLGYYGMQETAGRGLMTTAVRRVVSAAFGPLGLHRVEANIQPGNKRSIALVKRVGFEKEGFSPAYLRINGQWRDHERWAIRPELLL; encoded by the coding sequence ATGCGTGGTGATATGAGCGCCAATGCGCTTAGGCTGCGCGAAGTTGAGTATACTGACAAAGAGGCTTTGATTGCGGCCAACAAGGCGAATAGAGCTTTTCATATGCCGTGGTCAGCACCTTTTTGTGACGAAGCTGGTTTTAGGCAATGGTTTTCGTCTTGTATCGGCGATGACGCTAAGGGGTTTATCGCTCTCGAAGTCCATACGGGCGCAATCGTCGGGGTTTTGACCTTGAGTCAGATTGTGCGTGGCAATTTTTGCAGTGCTTATCTTGGGTATTATGGCATGCAGGAAACCGCCGGGCGTGGCTTGATGACTACGGCTGTACGTCGTGTTGTAAGTGCTGCTTTCGGGCCTTTAGGTTTGCATCGTGTGGAAGCCAACATCCAGCCGGGCAACAAGCGCTCAATCGCTTTGGTTAAAAGAGTGGGTTTTGAAAAAGAAGGTTTTTCACCTGCGTATTTGCGAATTAATGGCCAATGGCGTGATCATGAGCGCTGGGCAATACGACCTGAATTGCTGCTTTAG
- the clpS gene encoding ATP-dependent Clp protease adapter ClpS, producing the protein MTSPGTIPPSPEDGADHEFEIDVVVRPRTRTRKPSMFTVLMLNDDYTPMEFVVHVLERFFGKSRDEATDIMLEVHQHGVGVCGVFTYEVAESKVAHVMELARKNQHPLQCTLEKE; encoded by the coding sequence ATGACGAGTCCCGGCACCATTCCTCCGTCCCCAGAAGACGGAGCCGACCACGAGTTCGAAATAGACGTTGTCGTCCGCCCCCGAACCCGTACGCGCAAGCCTTCTATGTTCACCGTTCTGATGCTCAACGACGACTACACTCCCATGGAATTTGTGGTGCATGTTCTTGAGCGTTTTTTCGGCAAATCCCGCGATGAAGCCACTGATATCATGCTCGAAGTCCACCAGCATGGCGTCGGCGTTTGTGGCGTCTTTACTTATGAAGTAGCCGAGAGCAAAGTGGCTCATGTCATGGAACTGGCCCGCAAAAACCAGCACCCATTGCAGTGTACCCTTGAAAAGGAGTGA
- a CDS encoding TonB-dependent receptor, whose translation MMRVETAPYAVQTVTKAFIEQKSPVSTALSLVKTLPSMSISTADTSGMQGGTIQSRSLTDADMALMVDGAPASAASFLAQNIDSENLASVSVTPGTSPIDLPSTTAAAGVLNETSIDAGSKFGGMMDFSYGTNNLSREFLRLESGKIGNTGLRGYISFSNTYARSWMGAGQNQRRHLDFGLRKDWDNGSFARLFLSWNNTEWVVDRYPTDTQFFRYKDTGQGYGHTAEFDPKNNDYWRNYRNYWNQLFINAPFHFVLSKKLQFDIQPYYSWGLGWNGAAGGLAAGNTTYANGKTIPAGTPLTTYFQGVGALNVGATAKIGYDITKTNHLEFGYWYVNQDYTQHFPRSVTQADGSAASPNNADYQVYQNGQRFFPGNTAGYEIHSLFIEDRAKFLRNKLQVSAGFKYVMSNVWYITYPNRNRMGQNLTAPLPHLSFSYRINEHHQFYLNGEGDFRQPASSSLANTPITGSLPKNQYSIKEELGYRYNDSHIVVDLDLFNYNITNRLLSTYVGNNVYGVINAGNQTARGFDIMASLQPIYGFSPYVSFEYLNARLDTNIAASDSQGNLSAFRTKGTQAPLSPRILSNFGLTYTAGGFFSNATLHYTGPQSVTIAGDQRMPGYVTNTLSLGYHFHPIWRAQSPTLRLNFGNLTGAVIRTGVVGVRDRATAVRLLNGNMSTAGSSAQFFVEPRFNMTGTLSTTF comes from the coding sequence ATGATGCGGGTGGAGACAGCTCCCTATGCTGTCCAGACCGTTACCAAAGCTTTTATCGAACAGAAAAGCCCCGTGAGCACGGCACTCAGCTTGGTTAAAACCCTTCCAAGCATGAGCATTTCGACAGCTGACACTTCCGGCATGCAAGGCGGCACGATTCAAAGCCGTAGCTTAACGGATGCAGACATGGCCCTGATGGTTGACGGGGCCCCCGCCTCGGCAGCTTCCTTTCTGGCGCAAAACATCGATTCAGAAAATCTTGCTAGCGTAAGCGTCACTCCTGGCACGTCTCCTATCGACTTGCCCTCCACTACCGCTGCAGCAGGTGTACTCAATGAGACATCTATCGACGCTGGCAGCAAATTTGGCGGAATGATGGATTTTTCCTACGGGACCAACAACCTATCCCGAGAGTTTTTGCGCTTGGAATCGGGAAAAATCGGCAATACCGGGCTACGCGGCTACATTTCTTTTTCAAACACATATGCACGTAGCTGGATGGGAGCGGGCCAAAACCAACGCCGTCACCTTGATTTCGGCCTACGTAAAGACTGGGACAACGGTTCGTTCGCGCGGCTCTTCCTTTCTTGGAACAACACCGAATGGGTTGTTGACCGCTACCCAACTGATACGCAATTTTTCCGCTACAAGGATACCGGTCAGGGCTACGGCCATACGGCCGAATTTGACCCTAAGAACAACGATTACTGGCGGAATTATCGCAATTATTGGAACCAGCTTTTCATTAATGCGCCGTTCCATTTCGTCCTCAGCAAAAAGCTACAGTTCGATATCCAGCCCTACTATAGCTGGGGCCTAGGTTGGAACGGTGCCGCAGGCGGTTTGGCTGCTGGGAACACCACTTACGCCAACGGCAAAACAATTCCAGCAGGTACCCCGCTAACAACGTATTTCCAAGGCGTTGGTGCGCTAAACGTCGGTGCTACCGCTAAGATCGGCTACGATATTACCAAGACCAATCACCTCGAATTCGGCTATTGGTACGTCAATCAAGACTATACTCAGCACTTCCCTCGCAGCGTAACACAAGCCGACGGCTCCGCAGCAAGCCCCAACAATGCTGACTACCAAGTCTACCAAAACGGGCAGCGCTTTTTCCCCGGCAATACCGCAGGTTACGAAATCCACTCCCTCTTTATTGAGGACCGCGCTAAATTTTTACGTAATAAGCTGCAAGTATCAGCGGGCTTTAAATATGTAATGTCAAACGTCTGGTACATTACCTACCCGAACCGCAATCGCATGGGTCAAAACCTCACCGCGCCACTGCCTCACCTCTCGTTCAGCTACCGCATTAATGAACACCACCAGTTTTACCTCAACGGTGAAGGTGACTTTAGACAACCTGCTTCATCATCTCTTGCAAACACGCCCATTACAGGCAGCCTGCCCAAAAATCAGTACTCGATTAAAGAAGAACTGGGTTACCGCTACAACGACTCTCATATCGTCGTGGACCTAGACCTCTTTAACTACAACATTACCAATAGACTGCTCTCTACCTACGTGGGGAACAACGTCTACGGCGTTATCAATGCAGGCAATCAGACAGCGCGTGGCTTTGATATCATGGCGTCGCTACAGCCAATTTATGGCTTCAGCCCATATGTCTCGTTCGAATATCTCAACGCCCGTCTCGATACGAATATCGCTGCCTCAGACAGCCAAGGCAACCTCTCAGCCTTCCGGACAAAAGGCACGCAAGCTCCGCTCTCACCGCGCATTTTGTCGAATTTCGGTCTGACCTACACAGCCGGCGGCTTTTTCTCCAACGCCACGCTGCATTATACCGGGCCTCAATCCGTTACCATTGCAGGTGACCAGCGCATGCCCGGCTACGTTACAAACACCTTATCCCTCGGCTACCATTTTCACCCTATCTGGCGCGCGCAATCACCAACGCTGCGCCTTAACTTCGGCAACCTGACAGGCGCCGTCATCCGCACCGGCGTTGTAGGCGTCCGCGACAGAGCAACAGCCGTGCGCTTGCTGAACGGAAACATGTCTACTGCCGGTTCGAGTGCGCAGTTCTTTGTTGAACCACGCTTCAATATGACAGGCACTCTCTCAACAACATTCTAA
- a CDS encoding D-alanyl-D-alanine carboxypeptidase family protein, with translation MRFSSRLAFILSALVLVIGIGCFPAGKAWAQYPGHISSYVIDAQTGEVLSQSDAELQRYPASLTKLMTLYLAFRALQAHQITLDEQIPVSIHASIQKPSKLGLVPGTRFTVEQAILALVTKSANDAACALGEFLGGGDEVRFAQLMTQQARALGMANTTFRNASGLPDPDQVTTAHDLGILAQRLISDFPGDYHYFDVPQFYFHRRVIPNHDPMLKIYSGADGLKTGYTDLAGHNLVTSAIRGNTRLIGVVMGASSNASRSMAMAALLDRGFADKGLAPQPLMHQSTLMASARSGGRSSGRHGAGRRPVEVADASGHRRMAHHIGSVRMVSLHAQGAVHHTKHRVRG, from the coding sequence ATGCGCTTCTCGTCCCGTTTGGCTTTTATACTCTCTGCGTTGGTTTTGGTTATAGGCATTGGGTGTTTCCCTGCGGGAAAGGCTTGGGCTCAATATCCCGGACATATTTCCAGCTACGTCATTGATGCTCAAACGGGCGAAGTCCTCTCGCAAAGCGATGCGGAACTGCAACGTTATCCAGCATCCCTCACAAAGCTTATGACGCTGTATTTAGCTTTCCGGGCATTGCAAGCGCATCAAATTACGCTTGATGAGCAGATACCTGTCTCAATTCATGCATCAATTCAAAAGCCGTCGAAGCTCGGTCTGGTGCCCGGTACGCGCTTTACGGTGGAGCAGGCAATTCTGGCGTTGGTAACGAAGTCTGCAAACGATGCGGCTTGCGCCTTGGGCGAATTCCTAGGGGGTGGGGATGAAGTGCGTTTTGCTCAGCTCATGACGCAGCAGGCGCGTGCGTTGGGCATGGCCAATACGACATTTCGTAATGCTTCAGGTCTGCCCGACCCGGATCAGGTCACGACGGCGCATGATCTGGGGATATTGGCTCAGCGTTTGATTAGCGATTTCCCCGGCGATTACCATTATTTTGATGTCCCGCAATTCTATTTTCATCGTCGGGTTATTCCGAACCACGACCCGATGCTGAAAATTTATTCAGGTGCTGATGGTCTTAAAACTGGTTACACCGACTTGGCAGGGCATAATTTGGTGACATCCGCCATACGGGGAAACACGCGTTTGATCGGTGTTGTGATGGGCGCATCCAGCAATGCAAGCCGTTCCATGGCGATGGCGGCGCTTTTGGATCGGGGTTTTGCGGATAAGGGGCTGGCGCCGCAACCTTTGATGCACCAATCCACACTGATGGCTTCGGCGCGTTCGGGCGGGCGTTCTTCTGGGCGTCACGGCGCTGGGCGCCGACCAGTTGAGGTTGCGGATGCGTCAGGTCACAGGCGTATGGCGCACCATATTGGCAGCGTGCGTATGGTAAGTTTGCACGCTCAAGGGGCTGTCCACCATACAAAGCACCGCGTTCGCGGCTAA
- the recR gene encoding recombination mediator RecR, which yields MLSRLPGLGPRSARRAVLNLLRQPEARMLPLARQMERTAQSVKTCSQCGNLDTVDPCNLCTEPMRDHSTVCVVETVGDLWALERASVHRGVYQVLGGTLSALAGCGPDDLNTRSLLERIEAGGVKEVILALGATVEGATTAHWLQEKLSAYAVTISRVGHGVPMGGALDGLDDGTLAAALMARRSLG from the coding sequence ATGCTTTCGCGGCTACCGGGCTTGGGGCCGCGCTCAGCCCGTCGTGCGGTATTGAATCTTTTGCGTCAGCCAGAGGCTCGTATGTTGCCTTTGGCTCGGCAGATGGAGCGTACGGCGCAAAGCGTCAAGACATGCTCACAGTGTGGAAATCTGGATACAGTCGACCCTTGCAATTTATGTACTGAACCAATGCGAGACCACTCCACTGTGTGTGTGGTTGAGACGGTAGGAGACCTCTGGGCACTCGAGAGGGCATCTGTCCATCGTGGTGTTTATCAGGTGTTGGGTGGGACTTTATCGGCTTTGGCTGGCTGCGGCCCGGATGATTTGAACACTCGTTCACTTCTGGAGCGGATTGAGGCCGGTGGTGTGAAAGAGGTTATTCTGGCCTTGGGTGCCACCGTTGAGGGCGCTACTACGGCGCATTGGCTGCAAGAAAAACTTTCTGCTTACGCAGTGACGATCAGCCGTGTTGGACATGGTGTACCAATGGGCGGAGCCTTGGATGGTTTGGATGACGGCACTTTAGCTGCTGCGCTGATGGCGCGTCGGAGTCTGGGGTAA
- a CDS encoding SDR family oxidoreductase: MLPISSKIPRVALVTGGARRIGRALVEMLAQEGFSVAIHYRNSRDEAEELLQRIRGRGCILRADLSQEADVEGLVSAVQARLGPVGVLVNNASVFTRDEIGDVTRESWDRHLEPNLRAPFVLTQEVARALPDGAEGVVLNLLDQRVWNLTPHFVTYTLSKSGLWTLTQSLALALAPKLRVNAIGPGPVLPAEGQSDAHFKTMCERTPLRQGASPEEIAYAARTLLALPSVTGQMLALDGGQHLNWSPR; the protein is encoded by the coding sequence ATGTTGCCGATATCGTCAAAAATACCGAGGGTAGCGCTTGTTACTGGTGGTGCGCGCCGTATTGGTCGTGCGTTGGTAGAAATGCTCGCGCAGGAAGGCTTTAGTGTTGCAATTCACTACCGCAACAGCCGGGATGAGGCGGAGGAACTTCTTCAACGCATTAGGGGGCGAGGTTGCATTCTGCGCGCGGATCTGTCGCAGGAAGCAGACGTAGAGGGGCTTGTCTCCGCCGTGCAGGCCCGACTGGGACCAGTTGGCGTATTGGTAAACAATGCCTCTGTTTTTACCCGGGATGAGATAGGTGATGTAACCCGCGAAAGCTGGGACCGGCACTTGGAGCCAAATCTACGGGCTCCGTTCGTCTTGACGCAAGAGGTGGCGAGGGCGCTGCCTGATGGCGCTGAAGGAGTGGTTCTGAACCTTCTCGACCAAAGGGTATGGAATCTTACTCCTCATTTTGTGACGTATACGCTTTCAAAATCAGGCCTGTGGACATTAACACAGAGTCTCGCTTTGGCGTTGGCACCTAAATTGCGCGTGAATGCTATTGGGCCCGGACCGGTTTTGCCTGCTGAAGGTCAGTCCGATGCACATTTCAAAACGATGTGTGAGCGTACACCGCTCCGTCAGGGTGCATCGCCTGAAGAGATTGCTTATGCAGCAAGAACATTATTGGCGCTGCCGTCTGTAACGGGGCAAATGCTTGCGCTCGATGGGGGGCAGCACTTGAATTGGTCGCCACGTTAA
- a CDS encoding FYDLN acid domain-containing protein: MAKPELGLKRTCVDCSVRFYDLNRVPAICPKCGGTQPSDIGRLKSNDEPLPEEKDPNGVQDEHDTDVDIDTGDDGDDVIADDDDLDDDDDLSNDIEVTTDKDDRDDN, from the coding sequence ATGGCAAAACCCGAACTCGGTCTGAAACGGACATGTGTCGACTGTAGTGTCCGCTTTTATGACTTGAACCGTGTCCCCGCGATTTGCCCAAAATGCGGTGGTACCCAACCGAGTGATATTGGTCGTTTGAAATCAAACGATGAACCGCTCCCAGAAGAAAAAGATCCGAACGGCGTTCAGGACGAGCACGACACAGACGTCGACATCGACACAGGTGATGACGGTGATGACGTTATCGCTGATGACGACGACTTGGACGATGACGATGACCTGTCTAACGACATCGAAGTCACGACCGATAAAGACGACCGCGACGACAACTAA
- a CDS encoding DNA polymerase III subunit gamma/tau translates to MTDNENDIPLPPESGGGFFGDAPEPARTEVVQKPTIAVAEKEEAYRVLARKYRPRSFDDLIGQDTLVRILRRAFALERVAHAFMLTGVRGVGKTTTARIIARALNCVGVDGTGGPTADPCGVCPNCTAILADRHPDVLEMDAASRTGVDDVREIIEATRFRPMQARMKVFIIDEVHMLSRNAFNALLKTLEEPPAQVTFIFATTELRKVPVTVLSRCQRFDLRRVPQVQLQEHFDRIARKEGGELSEDALALIARAADGSVRDGLSLLDQAIAQGASDADAVSDMLGLADRGLVFDLLEALMAGRVAEALELTDQAYARGADLGVLLTDVLELVHLVSRLKAVPDLRETRELPEAERVRGGALADKLSAAALGRTWQMLLKGIGEVEQAPDRRQAAEMILIRLCHAALLPTPERLIRQLTQAPSGEAARDGGVSHSGPAVVSSHNGSGGDGRGSSGTEVGGIAGGNGTPRGGMDHNAPRAEAPNVGAPLKLVANGGQVIDPRYLGQAEIRPDQQCEVKAEQKHSVEKEEDTGPLPPRTWREMVVLARDREPLLHGLLRNAVHLVRFAPPVVEVRSDDPAARIERSLQKLLDRLFPNTWRVETSRLEGEPTLDEQGAEIVALNQAEVESHPLVQAILTAFPGARIGEVQDHGLDDYGLPPEEVTSLVDNEPPDLEFAPLDADSLDEDDMY, encoded by the coding sequence ATGACAGATAACGAAAACGATATTCCCCTCCCGCCCGAAAGTGGTGGCGGCTTTTTTGGCGATGCGCCAGAGCCCGCTCGCACTGAAGTAGTGCAAAAACCAACTATAGCGGTTGCCGAGAAAGAAGAGGCGTATCGGGTTCTTGCGCGGAAATACCGTCCACGTTCCTTCGATGATTTAATAGGGCAGGACACGCTCGTTCGTATTTTACGGCGTGCTTTTGCGCTTGAGCGTGTAGCTCATGCCTTCATGCTGACAGGCGTACGCGGCGTTGGTAAAACAACGACGGCCCGTATTATTGCCCGTGCCCTAAATTGCGTGGGTGTGGACGGTACGGGTGGGCCGACGGCCGATCCTTGTGGTGTGTGCCCAAATTGTACGGCCATTTTGGCAGACCGCCATCCCGATGTTTTGGAGATGGACGCAGCGTCCCGCACTGGCGTCGATGACGTGCGTGAGATCATTGAGGCTACGCGTTTTCGCCCAATGCAGGCACGCATGAAAGTTTTCATCATCGATGAAGTACACATGCTGTCGCGTAATGCATTTAATGCACTTCTTAAAACGCTTGAAGAACCACCTGCACAAGTTACGTTCATTTTTGCAACGACGGAATTGCGCAAGGTTCCTGTCACGGTTTTGTCCCGGTGTCAGCGCTTTGATTTGCGGCGTGTTCCGCAGGTGCAGTTACAGGAACATTTCGATCGGATTGCCCGGAAAGAGGGTGGTGAGCTTTCTGAAGATGCGCTTGCTCTAATTGCGCGCGCTGCGGATGGTTCGGTCCGTGATGGCTTGTCGCTTCTTGATCAGGCAATTGCGCAAGGTGCGTCAGACGCGGATGCCGTATCTGACATGCTTGGGCTTGCAGACCGTGGTTTGGTTTTTGATTTGCTCGAGGCCTTAATGGCAGGGCGAGTGGCCGAAGCGCTGGAATTGACGGATCAAGCCTATGCGCGTGGTGCAGATTTAGGTGTGCTGCTGACGGATGTGCTGGAGCTGGTGCATCTTGTTTCCCGGTTGAAAGCGGTACCTGACTTGCGTGAAACCCGTGAGCTGCCTGAGGCTGAGCGTGTGCGTGGTGGGGCATTGGCCGACAAGCTCTCTGCTGCGGCTTTAGGGCGCACATGGCAGATGCTGCTTAAAGGAATTGGTGAGGTTGAGCAGGCACCTGACCGCCGCCAAGCTGCCGAGATGATTTTGATCCGTCTGTGCCATGCAGCGCTTTTGCCAACGCCGGAGCGCTTGATACGACAGCTAACGCAAGCTCCCTCAGGAGAGGCAGCACGGGACGGTGGAGTATCACATTCCGGCCCGGCTGTGGTGTCGTCGCATAATGGCTCTGGTGGAGATGGGCGCGGCTCATCCGGTACAGAGGTGGGTGGTATCGCGGGCGGAAACGGGACACCGCGTGGTGGGATGGACCACAATGCACCACGTGCGGAGGCACCTAACGTTGGGGCGCCGCTGAAGCTGGTGGCGAATGGTGGACAAGTTATCGACCCGCGTTACCTCGGGCAGGCAGAGATTAGGCCTGACCAGCAGTGTGAGGTTAAGGCTGAGCAAAAGCATAGTGTCGAGAAGGAAGAGGATACTGGGCCGCTGCCGCCACGGACATGGCGGGAGATGGTTGTCCTTGCTCGTGACCGTGAGCCGCTTTTGCATGGCTTGCTGAGGAATGCGGTGCATCTGGTGCGCTTTGCACCGCCTGTGGTGGAAGTCCGTTCGGACGACCCCGCAGCGCGAATAGAGCGCAGTTTGCAGAAATTATTGGATAGGCTCTTTCCTAATACGTGGCGTGTTGAAACGTCCCGTTTGGAGGGGGAGCCAACTCTGGATGAGCAAGGCGCAGAAATTGTTGCCTTGAATCAGGCTGAAGTTGAATCCCATCCGCTTGTACAGGCCATTTTGACGGCGTTTCCGGGCGCAAGAATTGGTGAAGTACAAGATCACGGTTTGGATGATTACGGCCTGCCGCCAGAGGAAGTGACGTCTTTGGTGGATAATGAGCCGCCAGATCTGGAATTTGCGCCACTTGATGCAGATTCTCTTGATGAAGACGATATGTACTGA